In Solanum lycopersicum chromosome 5, SLM_r2.1, the following are encoded in one genomic region:
- the LOC101254097 gene encoding cytochrome b561 and DOMON domain-containing protein At5g47530, with product MDSKLLTSNLVLFSSILLTLFTFSYGQNCSTHQFTNNNIFSTCNPLPVLNSFLHWTYYPDNHTVDLAYRHGGVTESSWVAWALNPVGTGMAGCQSLIAFRNSSGQIHAYTSPIAGYSTDLSEGALSFGVPRISAEFVGSEMIIFATLELPTGRSSFTQVWQNGAVSGQALQVHRTSGDNLRSVGTVDFASGQTSADGGGISASARQRRRNIHGVLNAVSWGVLMPMGAIFARYLKVFKLANPAWFYLHAGCQTVAYAVGVAGWGTGLKLGSDSVGIRYDTHRNIGITLFCLGTLQVFALLLRPKPDHKFRLYWNIYHHVTGYTVIILSIINVFEGFDALNGQKNWKKAYIGVIIFLGAIAVLLEAITWFIVIKRKKTSVSDKYPHGNGTNGYASRSHDQTA from the exons atggatagtAAGCTCTTAACAAGTAATTTGGTGTTGTTTTCATCAATCTTGTTAACTCTATTTACTTTTTCATATGGTCAAAATTGTTCAACTCATCAATTCacaaacaacaatattttttccaCTTGTAACCCTCTCCCTGTTCTCAACTCTTTTCTTCACTGGACTTATTACCCTGATAATCACACAGTAGATCTTGCTTATAGACATGGCGGTGTTACTGAATCTTCTTGGGTAGCTTGGGCTTTGAATCCTGTTGGTACAGGAATGGCTGGATGTCAAAGTTTAATTGCTTTTAGAAATTCTAGTGGACAAATTCATGCTTACACTTCACCTATTGCTGGTTACAGTACTGACTTGTCAGAGGGTGCTTTGAGTTTTGGTGTGCCTAGAATTTCAGCTGAGTTTGTTGGGAGTGAGATGATTATCTTTGCTACTTTAGAGCTTCCTACTGGTAGGTCTAGTTTTACTCAGGTGTGGCAAAATGGTGCAGTTTCTGGACAAGCTCTACAAGTACATCGAACAAGTGGTGATAATCTAAGGAGTGTTGGAACTGTGGACTTTGCAAGTGGACAGACCTCAGCTGATGGTGGAGGTATATCCGCTAGTGCTAGACAACGACGAAGAAAT ATCCATGGAGTGTTGAATGCAGTTAGTTGGGGTGTTTTGATGCCAATGGGTGCTATATTTGCAAGGTATTTGAAAGTGTTCAAGTTAGCTAATCCAGCTTGGTTTTATCTACATGCTGGTTGTCAGACTGTTGCTTATGCTGTTGGTGTTGCTGGATGGGGCACTGGTCTCAAACTTGGTAGTGATTCTGTTGGAATTAGATACGACACTCACAGAAACATTGGAATCACTCTCTTCTGCCTTGGAACCCTTCAG GTTTTCGCTTTGCTATTGAGGCCAAAGCCAGACCACAAGTTCCGACTCTACTGGAACATCTACCATCATGTTACTGGATATACCGTCATCATTCTCAGCATCATCAATGTATTTGAAGGATTTGATGCTTTAAATGGACAGAAAAACTGGAAAAAGGCTTACATCGGAGTGATCATATTCTTGGGAGCCATTGCTGTTCTATTGGAAGCCATTACTTGGTTCATTgtcattaaaaggaaaaaaacatcAGTCTCAGACAAATATCCTCATGGCAATGGCACTAATGGATATGCCAGCAGGTCGCATGACCAGACCGCGTAA